Proteins encoded within one genomic window of Leptotrichia hongkongensis:
- a CDS encoding ABC transporter ATP-binding protein encodes MSKNKKAENSQSRNQIKGLIRLLGYMFKHYKIQTLFVIVFICLSSFGMVIGTMYSKELIDGIIIPNIGKNNPNFIKELVNLILKMAVVYGASVICTYIYEIFMIYAAQGTLKKLRDDVFIHMESLPIKYFDTNAHGDIMSVYSSDIDALRNMMAESLSQVISSIITIVSVLISMFILNIPLAIFVVIMIIIMIITTKTISSKSSKNYTAQQRNIGIVNGYVEEMIEGLKVVKVFSYEKKADERFNKLNTALFNRANNAMKFANILGPAVGNLGNINFVLTAVLGSIIVFNNIAGFTIGGLVSFLQFIKVINQPVSQIAQQLTSVILASAGAQRVFSLLDQTPEQDNGYVTLVNANIDENGNITETEKHTGAWAWKYPHSDGTISYERLMGDVVFEDVTFGYNDEKTILHNINLYAKLGEKIAFVGATGAGKTTITNLINRFYDINSGKIRYDGINIEKIKKQDLRESLGIVLQDTHLFSGTVADNIRYGKLDATDEEVYAAAKLANADHFIKHLPQGYDTYLSGDGSSLSQGQRQLLSIARAAIADPPVLILDEATSSIDTRTEKIVQEGMDKLMVGRTVFVIAHRLSTIKNSDVIMVLDQGRIIERGNHDELIAQKGTYYQLYTGGFENQ; translated from the coding sequence ATGAGTAAAAATAAAAAAGCTGAAAATTCGCAATCACGAAATCAGATAAAAGGATTAATCCGATTATTAGGATATATGTTTAAGCATTATAAAATACAGACGCTATTTGTTATTGTATTTATTTGCTTGAGTTCATTTGGAATGGTTATTGGGACAATGTATTCAAAAGAATTGATTGATGGAATCATTATTCCTAACATTGGTAAAAATAATCCTAACTTTATCAAAGAGCTTGTGAACCTAATTTTAAAAATGGCAGTTGTATATGGTGCATCAGTAATTTGTACATATATTTATGAAATATTTATGATTTATGCTGCACAGGGAACATTAAAAAAATTAAGAGATGATGTATTTATACATATGGAGTCGCTTCCCATAAAATATTTTGATACAAATGCACATGGAGATATAATGAGTGTTTATTCAAGTGATATTGACGCTTTAAGAAATATGATGGCTGAAAGCCTGTCACAAGTAATATCTTCAATTATTACAATTGTAAGTGTTCTTATTTCAATGTTTATATTAAATATTCCACTAGCAATTTTCGTAGTAATAATGATTATTATTATGATTATTACAACAAAAACTATTTCTTCAAAAAGTTCAAAAAACTATACTGCTCAACAAAGAAATATCGGGATTGTTAATGGATATGTGGAAGAAATGATAGAAGGATTGAAAGTTGTAAAAGTATTTTCATACGAGAAAAAAGCTGATGAACGTTTTAATAAGCTGAATACGGCACTATTTAATAGAGCGAACAATGCTATGAAATTTGCAAATATTTTAGGTCCTGCTGTTGGAAATCTTGGAAATATAAACTTTGTACTTACAGCAGTTCTTGGCTCAATAATTGTGTTTAATAATATTGCAGGCTTTACAATCGGAGGACTTGTATCGTTCTTGCAGTTTATAAAAGTAATAAACCAGCCTGTTTCACAAATTGCACAGCAATTAACGTCAGTAATATTGGCATCGGCTGGAGCTCAAAGAGTATTTAGCCTGTTAGATCAGACACCTGAACAAGATAACGGCTATGTAACTCTTGTAAACGCAAATATTGATGAAAATGGAAATATTACAGAAACTGAGAAGCACACAGGTGCATGGGCTTGGAAATATCCGCATTCTGATGGAACGATTTCTTATGAAAGACTAATGGGAGATGTTGTTTTTGAAGATGTAACATTTGGATACAATGATGAAAAGACAATACTTCATAATATTAATCTTTATGCAAAGCTGGGAGAAAAAATTGCCTTCGTTGGTGCAACAGGAGCTGGGAAAACTACAATTACAAACTTAATTAACAGATTTTACGATATTAACTCCGGAAAAATCCGATATGATGGAATTAACATTGAAAAAATAAAAAAACAGGATTTAAGAGAATCGCTTGGAATTGTATTACAGGACACACACTTATTTTCTGGAACAGTTGCCGACAACATTAGATATGGAAAACTTGATGCAACAGATGAAGAAGTGTATGCAGCTGCAAAACTTGCCAATGCTGACCATTTTATAAAACACTTGCCACAAGGCTACGACACTTACTTAAGCGGTGACGGTTCCAGCCTTTCACAAGGGCAGCGGCAATTATTGTCAATAGCAAGAGCAGCAATCGCTGACCCGCCAGTCTTAATTCTGGATGAAGCAACTTCAAGCATTGATACAAGAACAGAAAAAATCGTGCAGGAAGGAATGGATAAGTTGATGGTGGGAAGAACAGTGTTTGTAATCGCCCACAGACTTTCAACTATCAAAAATTCCGATGTAATAATGGTACTTGATCAAGGAAGAATTATCGAGCGCGGAAATCACGATGAACTGATTGCACAAAAAGGAACTTATTATCAGCTTTATACGGGTGGATTTGAAAATCAGTAA
- a CDS encoding type II toxin-antitoxin system Phd/YefM family antitoxin, with the protein MLAVSFSTMRSNLKSYCDKAVKENEDVIVTRKNEENVVLINLEKYNQFLKAVQNAEYLAKIDRGFSQMKSGKGQVHDLIEVDDE; encoded by the coding sequence ATGTTAGCTGTAAGTTTTTCAACAATGAGAAGTAATTTAAAAAGTTATTGTGATAAAGCAGTGAAAGAAAATGAAGATGTAATTGTAACAAGAAAAAATGAAGAAAATGTAGTTTTAATAAATCTTGAAAAATATAATCAATTTTTGAAAGCAGTCCAAAATGCTGAATATCTTGCAAAAATAGATAGAGGATTTTCTCAGATGAAAAGTGGAAAAGGACAAGTTCATGATTTAATCGAGGTCGATGATGAATAA
- a CDS encoding Txe/YoeB family addiction module toxin, producing MMNKLWTDDGWADYLYWQSQDKKTLKRINELIKDIERNGALNGIGKPEALKYRKGFSRRIDETNRLVYAIDENGVLWIISCRGHY from the coding sequence ATGATGAATAAATTATGGACTGATGATGGCTGGGCAGATTATTTATATTGGCAATCTCAAGATAAAAAAACTTTAAAAAGAATTAACGAACTCATAAAAGATATTGAAAGAAATGGGGCATTGAATGGAATAGGCAAACCTGAAGCTTTGAAATATAGAAAAGGATTTAGTCGAAGAATTGACGAAACTAACAGGCTTGTCTATGCCATTGATGAAAATGGGGTTTTATGGATAATTTCTTGTAGAGGACATTATTAA